A single genomic interval of uncultured Pseudodesulfovibrio sp. harbors:
- the rpmD gene encoding 50S ribosomal protein L30 — protein MLKVKQIKSKIACKPDQVKTLEALGLHKIRQVKEHEDNAVIRGMIYKVRHLVEVTES, from the coding sequence GTGTTGAAAGTAAAACAGATCAAAAGCAAGATTGCGTGCAAGCCCGACCAGGTCAAGACTCTGGAAGCACTGGGCCTGCACAAGATCCGTCAGGTCAAAGAGCACGAGGACAACGCTGTCATTCGTGGCATGATCTATAAGGTCCGTCATCTGGTGGAGGTAACTGAGTCATGA